One genomic window of Marinobacter arenosus includes the following:
- the rimI gene encoding ribosomal protein S18-alanine N-acetyltransferase produces the protein MPESETFRAVMNGDLDIRHLAREDLPQVLEIERQSYSHPWAEAVFQDCFRDNYRLWAACQGDVLIGYAVVAYMVDEAHLLNLCVHPGRQGQGLGRQLLRHLLAEAGREQIRQTILEVRLSNDAAHQLYLAEGFDEIGRRPGYYPDAEGREDARVMAFRFSA, from the coding sequence ATGCCGGAATCAGAGACCTTTCGAGCGGTCATGAACGGTGACCTGGATATCCGGCACCTCGCCCGGGAAGACCTGCCGCAGGTCCTTGAAATCGAGCGACAGAGCTATTCCCATCCTTGGGCCGAAGCCGTCTTTCAGGATTGTTTCCGGGACAACTACCGTCTATGGGCCGCCTGCCAGGGGGATGTTCTGATTGGGTACGCCGTGGTCGCCTATATGGTGGATGAAGCGCACCTCCTGAATCTCTGCGTCCATCCCGGCCGGCAGGGTCAGGGCTTGGGTCGACAGCTGCTGCGTCACCTGTTGGCCGAGGCGGGCCGGGAACAGATCCGGCAGACCATTCTGGAGGTCCGTCTGAGTAATGATGCCGCCCACCAGCTTTACCTGGCTGAGGGATTCGACGAAATTGGCCGGAGACCGGGCTATTATCCTGACGCCGAAGGGCGCGAGGATGCCCGCGTGATGGCGTTCCGGTTCAGTGCCTAG
- the prfC gene encoding peptide chain release factor 3 — MSNLSQEVAKRRTFAIISHPDAGKTTITEKVLLFGQAIQKAGTVKGKKSGQHAKSDWMEMEKERGISVTTSVMQFPYGGKLVNLLDTPGHEDFSEDTYRTLTAVDSCLMVIDSAKGVEERTIKLMEVTRLRDTPILTFMNKLDRDTRDPVELMDEVEDVLKIACAPITWPIGMGKSFKGVYHLYRDEVILYQSGQGHTIQDTRIIAGLDNPELDEAIGAYAGDLRDEIELVKGASHEFDRDAFLAGELTPVFFGTALGNFGVDHMLDGLVEWAPQPQPRETDQRLVEPVEDGFSGFVFKIQANMDPQHRDRVAFLRIVSGKYTQGMKARHVRIGKEVRFSDALTFMAGDREHADEAFAGDIIGLHNHGTIQLGDTFTAGDDMKFTGIPNFAPELFRRIRLKDPLKAKQLQKGLIQLSEEGAVQVFRPLRNNDLIVGAVGVLQFDVVVSRLKSEYKVEAIYEPINVATARWVTCKDERKLDEFRRKNNDNLALDGSDRLAYIAPTMVNLNLAQERFPDVEFHKTREH, encoded by the coding sequence ATGTCAAACCTTTCCCAGGAAGTGGCCAAGCGCCGCACCTTCGCGATTATCTCGCACCCGGACGCCGGTAAGACCACCATCACTGAAAAAGTCCTGCTGTTCGGCCAGGCGATTCAGAAGGCCGGTACCGTGAAAGGGAAAAAATCCGGCCAGCATGCCAAGTCCGACTGGATGGAAATGGAAAAGGAGCGGGGGATTTCCGTCACGACCTCGGTGATGCAGTTTCCTTATGGCGGTAAACTCGTCAACCTGCTGGATACTCCGGGTCACGAGGACTTCTCCGAGGATACCTACCGCACTCTGACGGCGGTCGACTCCTGCCTGATGGTGATCGACAGCGCCAAGGGCGTCGAGGAACGAACCATCAAGCTGATGGAGGTGACTCGCCTACGTGATACCCCCATCCTCACCTTCATGAATAAACTGGATCGGGATACCCGCGACCCCGTTGAACTGATGGACGAGGTCGAGGATGTCCTCAAGATCGCCTGCGCCCCGATTACCTGGCCGATCGGTATGGGGAAGAGTTTCAAAGGGGTTTATCACCTGTACCGGGACGAGGTTATTCTGTATCAGTCCGGTCAGGGCCATACGATTCAGGACACCCGGATCATTGCCGGCCTCGATAACCCGGAACTCGACGAGGCGATCGGAGCCTACGCGGGGGATCTGCGGGACGAAATCGAACTGGTGAAAGGAGCGTCTCACGAGTTTGACCGGGACGCGTTTCTGGCCGGCGAGCTGACGCCCGTTTTCTTTGGTACCGCCTTGGGTAACTTTGGTGTCGATCACATGCTGGATGGCCTGGTTGAGTGGGCGCCGCAGCCACAGCCGCGGGAAACCGATCAGCGTCTTGTGGAGCCCGTGGAAGATGGGTTCTCCGGGTTTGTTTTCAAGATTCAGGCAAACATGGATCCGCAACACCGAGACAGGGTTGCGTTCCTTCGAATCGTCTCGGGAAAATACACGCAGGGAATGAAGGCCCGTCATGTCCGGATTGGTAAGGAAGTGCGCTTCTCCGATGCATTGACCTTCATGGCGGGTGACCGGGAGCATGCGGATGAAGCGTTCGCCGGCGATATTATCGGCCTGCATAACCATGGCACCATTCAGCTGGGTGACACCTTTACCGCCGGCGACGACATGAAGTTCACCGGGATTCCGAACTTTGCCCCCGAACTGTTCCGTCGCATCCGCCTGAAAGACCCCCTCAAGGCCAAACAGCTTCAGAAGGGCTTGATTCAGTTGTCGGAAGAGGGCGCGGTCCAGGTGTTCCGGCCGCTGAGGAACAACGACCTCATTGTCGGTGCGGTTGGTGTGCTGCAGTTCGACGTCGTAGTCAGCCGCCTCAAGAGCGAATACAAGGTTGAGGCGATCTATGAGCCGATCAACGTGGCGACGGCTCGCTGGGTAACCTGCAAGGATGAACGCAAGCTTGACGAATTTCGGCGCAAGAACAATGACAATCTGGCGCTTGATGGCAGTGATCGGCTCGCCTACATTGCTCCGACCATGGTAAATCTTAACCTCGCGCAGGAACGGTTTCCCGACGTCGAGTTCCACAAGACTCGGGAGCACTGA
- a CDS encoding TatD family hydrolase, producing the protein MRFVDAHCHFDFPRFDGCRDSELERARAAGLVGLVIPGVRRADWERVRATALAFPEGFYCLGVHPWFVAEHHDSDLQLLEDLVSRCPDRCVAIGECGLDRVHGDLDQQWPWFEAQVALAARQQFPLVIHSVRTHDEVHGALNRANWVGAALVHGFSGSYQQAGKLVDLGCYIGIGGVITHPGARKTREAVAKLPLGALVLETDAPDMAPAGVEKGRNSPANMGLVLNALAELRGMRVEALAPILLENVRRLYRWPEAA; encoded by the coding sequence GTGCGATTTGTCGATGCTCATTGCCACTTTGATTTTCCCCGATTCGATGGGTGTCGGGACAGCGAGCTCGAGCGAGCGCGGGCTGCCGGCCTGGTCGGGCTGGTGATACCCGGGGTGCGTCGGGCGGACTGGGAGCGGGTTCGGGCAACAGCCCTGGCGTTCCCGGAAGGGTTCTACTGTCTCGGGGTTCACCCGTGGTTTGTGGCCGAGCACCACGACAGTGACCTGCAACTGCTTGAGGATCTGGTCAGTCGGTGCCCGGATCGATGTGTTGCCATCGGTGAGTGCGGCCTTGATCGTGTTCATGGCGACCTCGATCAGCAATGGCCCTGGTTTGAGGCGCAGGTTGCCCTCGCTGCACGGCAGCAGTTTCCCCTGGTGATTCACTCCGTCAGAACCCATGATGAGGTGCATGGCGCACTGAATCGGGCGAACTGGGTTGGGGCGGCGCTCGTGCATGGGTTCTCCGGGAGTTACCAGCAGGCCGGTAAGCTGGTCGATCTGGGCTGTTACATTGGGATTGGCGGAGTGATTACCCATCCGGGTGCCCGCAAAACCCGTGAAGCGGTCGCGAAGCTGCCGCTTGGCGCCCTGGTGCTCGAAACCGATGCGCCGGATATGGCGCCTGCCGGTGTGGAAAAAGGCCGTAATTCCCCGGCCAACATGGGTTTGGTGCTGAACGCCCTGGCAGAACTCCGTGGGATGAGGGTCGAAGCGCTGGCGCCGATTCTGCTGGAGAATGTTCGTCGGTTGTACCGCTGGCCGGAGGCGGCATAG
- the rplM gene encoding 50S ribosomal protein L13: MKTLSAKPETVKRDWYVVDAAGKTLGRLSTEIARRLRGKHKPEYTPHVDTGDYIVVINAGQVRVTGNKSSDKMYYSHTGFPGGIKSINFEKLVDKAPEQIIQKSVKGMLPKGPLGRAMFKKLKIYAGAEHPHAAQQPKELDI, encoded by the coding sequence ATGAAGACTCTGAGTGCGAAACCAGAAACAGTAAAACGTGACTGGTACGTTGTAGACGCAGCCGGCAAGACGCTGGGTCGTCTGTCAACCGAAATCGCCCGTCGTCTGCGGGGCAAGCATAAGCCTGAGTACACCCCTCATGTAGACACTGGCGATTACATTGTTGTTATCAATGCAGGCCAGGTGCGGGTTACCGGCAACAAGTCATCTGACAAGATGTACTACAGTCACACCGGCTTTCCGGGTGGAATCAAGTCCATCAACTTCGAGAAGCTGGTGGACAAGGCGCCTGAGCAAATTATCCAGAAGTCTGTCAAAGGCATGCTTCCGAAAGGCCCGCTCGGCCGCGCCATGTTCAAGAAGCTGAAAATCTATGCCGGCGCTGAGCATCCTCACGCAGCCCAGCAGCCCAAAGAACTCGACATTTAA
- the rpsI gene encoding 30S ribosomal protein S9 yields the protein MSVAQNYGTGRRKTSTARVFIKPGSGNISINGRTIEDFFGRETLRMIVRQPLVVAESTDRFDINITVKGGGISGQAGAIRHGLTRALMDYDETLRPALRKAGYVTRDAREVERKKVGLRKARKRPQFSKR from the coding sequence ATGTCTGTAGCACAAAATTACGGTACTGGTCGCCGCAAGACATCCACGGCTCGGGTCTTTATCAAGCCGGGAAGCGGTAACATTTCCATCAACGGTCGCACCATCGAAGATTTCTTCGGTCGTGAGACTCTGCGCATGATCGTTCGTCAGCCGCTGGTTGTCGCTGAATCTACCGATCGCTTCGATATCAACATTACCGTCAAGGGTGGTGGTATCAGTGGTCAGGCTGGCGCGATTCGCCACGGTCTGACTCGTGCCCTGATGGATTACGATGAAACTCTGCGTCCGGCGCTGCGCAAAGCGGGTTACGTCACCCGTGATGCTCGTGAAGTCGAGCGTAAGAAAGTGGGTCTGCGCAAGGCGCGTAAGCGTCCTCAGTTCTCCAAGCGTTAA